A genome region from Cutaneotrichosporon cavernicola HIS019 DNA, chromosome: 5 includes the following:
- a CDS encoding uncharacterized protein (Enoyl-(Acyl carrier protein) reductase) encodes MAARLRLQNKVAIVTGAASGIGLETSLQFAAEGARVVLSDVNEAAVLKAAELVLKNFPTSEAFGVKADVSKEADVAGVVEAAVAKFGRLDVMFNNAGIMHPADDDAVNTEEKIWDLTQAINVKGVWYGCKHAVIAMRNNKAEPEKGLGIGGSVINVASFVCKVGAATPQLAYTASKGAVLAMTRELAMVHAREGIRFNSLCPGPLKTPLLMDYLNTPEKLNRRLVHCPMGRFGEAVEQAKSVVFLASDDSSYVNGTDFMVDGGLIACYVTAEGEPKVPGPQGLLAQLQQ; translated from the exons ATGGCTGCccgtctccgcctccaGAACAAGGTCGCCATCGTCACCGGTGCCGCTTC CGGTATCGGTCTCGAGACTTCGCTCCAGTTCGCCGCTGAGGGCGCGCGTGTCGTCCTCTCCGACGTTAACGAGGCGGCTGTActcaaggctgccgagctcgtgctcAAGAACTTCCCTACTTCGGAGGCGTTtggcgtcaaggccgacgtgTCGAAGGAGGCGGATGTCGCGGGTGTTGTTGAGGCTGCCGTGGCCAAGTTTGGCCGCCTGGACGTTATG TTCAACAACGCCGGTATCATGCACCCCGC tgaCGACGATGCCGTCAACACTGAGGAAAAGATCTGGGACCTCACCCAGGCCATCAACGTCAAGGGTGTCTGGTACGGCTGCAAGCACGCCGTCATCGCCATGCGCAAC aacAAGGCTGAGCCGGAGAagggcctcggcatcggcggcTCGGTCATCAACGTCGCGTCCTTCGTGTGCAAGGTCGGCGCTGCCACGCCGCAGCTCGCGTACACTGCCTCAAAGGGTGCTGTGCTCGCCATGAcccgcgagctcgccatggtccacgcgcgcgagggcaTTCGCTTCAACTCGCTCTGCCC tggCCCGCTTAAGACCCCTCTCCTTATGGATTACCTCAACACCCCTGAGAAGCTCAACCGCCGCCTGGTCCACTGCCCCATGGGCCGCTTTGGCGAGGCTGTTGAGCAGGCCAAGTCGGTCGTCTTCC TCGCCTCGGACGACTCGTCGTACGTCAACGGCACCGACTTTATGGTCGACGGTGGTCTCATTGCGTGCTACGTCACCGCTGAGGGTGAACCCAAGGTCCCTGGCCCGCAGGGCCTCCTTGCCCAGCTCCAGCAGTAG
- the HEM12 gene encoding uncharacterized protein (Belongs to the uroporphyrinogen decarboxylase family) codes for MASYTIPKLKGADTWRELESKFPPLKNDLLLRAARGEETPRAPVWVMRQAGRYLPEFMEVRKKHSFFECCQTPELATKLTLQPIDRYPALDASIIFCDILVVPQALGMEVLMEPSKGPVLPQPLTTPADLARLPETVDVQKELGYVFDAITLTRQGLDGRVPLIGFCGAPWTLMAYMCEGGGSKTFERSKSWLYKYPEESKALLTKIADVCADLLVGQVLAGAQMLQVFDSWAGELTPNHFQEFAFPALVHISRKVRHVLKELGHDEVPMTLFPRMVHAPSSLALLKPEISGYDTLGLDQGLDAVEARRLVGPEINLQGNFDPVVLYGGREGIEKEVARVCKRFHEAGGGWIANLGHGITPNVKPEDMGWFLECVHKYSVRK; via the exons ATGGCGTCCTACACCATTCCTAAGCTCAAGGGCGCAGACACGTGGCGCGAGCTTGAGTCCAAGTTCCCTCCCCTTAAGAACGACCTCCTGCTCCGTGCCGcacgcggcgaggagaccCCGCGCGCTCCCGTCTGGGTCATGCGCCAGGCTGGGCGGTACCTCCCTG aaTTCATGGAGGTCAGAAAGAAGCACTCGTTCTTCGAGTGCTGCCAGACCCCCGAGCTTGCCACCAAGCTCACTCTCCAGCCTATCGACCGCTACCCGGCCCTCGACGCGTCCATCATCTTCTGtgacatcctcgtcgtgcCCCAGGCTCTTGGCATGGAAGTACTCATGGAGCCATCGAAGGGCCCCGTCCTCCCCCAGCCTCTGACGACGccggccgacctcgcccgcctccccgAGACGGTCGACGTGCAGAAGGAGCTCGGATACGTCTTTGATGCCATCACGCTCACCCGGCAGGGCCTTGATGGCCGCGTGCCCCTCATTGGATTCTGCGGGGCGCCTTGGACCCTCATGGCGTACATGTGTGAGGGAGGAGGTAGCAAGACGTTCGAGAGGAGCAAGAGCTGGCTGTACAAGTACCCCGAGGAGAGCAAGgccctcctcaccaagaTTGCGGACGTGtgcgccgacctcctcgttgGCCAGGTCCTCGCCGGTGCCCAG ATGCTCCAGGTCTTCGACTCGTGGGCCGGCGAGCTCACTCCCAACCACTTCCAGGAGTTTGCGTtccccgccctcgtccACATCTCGCGCAAGGTGCGTCACGTTctcaaggagctcggccaCGACGAGGTCCCCATGACCCTCTTCCCGCGTATGGTACacgcgccgtcgtcgcttgccctcctcaagcccgagaTTAGCGGGTACGACACCCTCGGTCTTGACCAGGGCCTTGACGctgtcgaggcgcgccgcctcgttgGACCAGAGATCAACCTCCAGGGCAACTTTGACCCGGTTGTGCTCTACGGCGGGCGTGAGGGgatcgagaaggaggtcgcgcgcgtctGCAAGCGCTTCCACGAGGCTGGGGGTGGCTGGATCGCCAACCTCGGTCACGGGATTACGCCCAacgtcaagcccgaggacATGGGCTGGTTCCTCGAGTGCGTGCACAAGTACTCTGTGCGGAAGTAG
- a CDS encoding uncharacterized protein (Xeroderma pigmentosum G N-region), which yields MGIQGLLPALKEVQQPRHISDFRGKTLAVDAYVWLHKGAFGCAEDLVKGRKTTKFVDYAMFRVRMLQHHKIRPFVVFDGGPLPAKRGTEDSRAKSRADHLARAKSFEAQGRMKDARDAYTKCVDITPEMAYQLIKALRAEGIDYVVAPYEADAQLYYLEREGIVDGVITEDSDLLVFGCQTAIFKLEKDGSCVSIEAKRFGEVRELDLTNWTDLQFRRMAMLSGCDYLPSIPGIGLKKAHRMLRRCKTVDKVLQSLRLEGAHVIPPNYAADFVRAEKAFLYQRVFCPHERKLVLLNEPEKELSEDDEQWVGLDIDIEIACGMAKGDLHPETRTPIDDLWPNFQPSPRKGKSKGLVAHVSSGTLDAFIKRMPRTKSTPAIRPSHPRIGGLANGPTRLSDLPNVTPRPLRKHHTEPSPIPPPCVSAGRTSKFFTKDVQRISEEAEEVISLVYEESTQVASPPRQKREVTPENIPSPVERHRSVSHVSTVHNSPVAGRLVHLDDDDDGGVHFTSPISVHSGFDTSPGSTPRKSRILIDESQSPRQEPSSPTPTQRPRSSPWLVPATLAASQTGATIASSQRTEWSEEEYGPEDHAVCAPFRPITSVLVPPSSSWSRDAQPAKSTRRHHSSESALDDEIVTPSPVAGSKRRISIEEADPGEQARLARALSVAAGWREKYALKAPSFTTPARRLSGRPSVPSIPVTAASKVLSPLPVNIQHERDCETPKPARLPLPAKPQHVAACRQRMPKPSPQPFGVSGSTLERFRYKRQSPAPRSLVLRLPPAACRFSTYSSSKALNTKAALHTTQTLSTTMHATLVRNARTPLIQFIGKRAWPSTPHKPGPHPYAPKEIADNFASFSAKSQAAPASAASAHASAYGTGFLPTSKKPYDFENFYEAPAYYWQHNEMTEREIEAVMSGGATDIRTGP from the exons ATGGGCATTCAAGGActcctccccgccctcaAGGAGGTCCAGCAACCGCGACACATCTCCGACTTTCGAGGCAAGAC tctcgcggtcgacgcgTACGTCTGGCTGCACAAGGGCGCATTCGGATGTGCTGAGGACCTTGTGAAGGGGCGCAAGACGACAAAGTTTGTCGACTATGCCATGTTCCGCGTGCGCATGCTCCAGCATCACAAGATCAGGCCGTTTGTCGTGTTCGATGGCGGGCCATTGCCAGCCAAGCGGGGGACAGAGGACTCGCGTGCCAA ATCACGCGCTGATCATCTCGCTCGTGCCAAGAGCTTcgaagcgcaaggccggATGAAAgatgcgcgcgacgcgtacACCAAGTGTGTCGACATCACACCCGAGATGGCGTACCAGCTCATTAAG GCGCTCCGGGCCGAAGGCATCGACTacgtcgtcgcgccctACGAGGCCGACGCTCAGCTGTACTaccttgagcgcgaggggatcgtcgacggcgtcatcACTGAGGACTCAGATCTGCTCGTCTTTGGCTGCCAGACAGCCATCTTCAAGCTTGAAAAGGACGGGTCGTGCGTGTCcatcgaggccaagcgctTTGGTGAGGTGCGAgagctcgacctcaccAACTGGACCGACCTCCAGTTCCGCCGCATGGCCATGCTCTCGGGGTGCGACTACCTCCCGTCGATCCCCGGTATCGGGCTTAAGAAGGCACACCGGATGCTGCGACGTTGCAAGACGGTCGACAAG gtcCTGCAGtccctccgcctcgagggAGCACATGTTATCCCGCCCAACTACGCCGCGGACTTTGTGCGTGCCGAGAAGGCCTTCCTTTACCAGCGCGTGTTTTGCCCTCACGAACGCAAGCTGGTCTTGCTGAACGAGCCAGAGAAGGAGCTGAgtgaagacgacgagcagtgggtcggccttgacaTTGACATCGAGATCGCCTGCGGGATGGCCAAGGGTGACTTGCACCCCGAGACGCGCACGCCCATCGATGACCTCTGGCCCAACTTCCAACCATCACCGAGGAAGGGTAAGAGCAAgggcctcgtcgcccatgTCTCAAGCGGGACACTGGATGCATTCATCAAGCGGATGCCACGCACAAAGTCGACCCCAGCCATCAGGCCGAGCCATCCTCGAATTGGTGGCCTTGCGAACGGCCCAACGAGGTTGTCAGACCTCCCAAACGTCACTCCCAGGCCATTACGCAAACACCACACCGAGCCTAGCCCGATCCCGCCGCCGTGTGTCAGTGCCGGACGGACGAGTAAGTTTTTCACCAAGGACGTGCAGCGCATCTccgaagaggccgaggaggtcatCAGCCTCGTCTACGAGGAGTCGACGCAGGTagcgtcgccgccacggcAAAAACGCGAGGTCACGCCGGAGAACATCCCATCCCCGGTAGAGAGGCATCGCTCGGTCTCGCACGTGTCCACGGTCCACAACTCGCCTGTCGCAGGACGACTAGTTCatctcgacgacgacgacgatggcggCGTCCACTTTACGTCGCCCATTTCTGTGCACTCGGGCTTTGACACGTCTCCAGGCTCGACTCCGAGGAAGAGCCGGATCCTGATAGACGAGTCGCAATCGCCACGGCAAGAACCCTCGTCACCGACACCGACTCAGCGTCCCCGCTCATCGCCATGGCTAGTCCCTGCCACTCTCGCTGCATCCCAAACCGGGGCAACGATCGCCTCATCCCAAAGAACAGAGTGgtccgaggaggagtaCGGCCCGGAAGATCATGCCGTCTGCGCGCCATTCCGGCCCATCACGAGCGTTCTCGTACCTCCTTCGTCGTCATGGTCGCGTGATGCCCAACCTGCTAAGAGTACGCGCCGCCATCACTCGTCTGAATcggcgctcgacgatgaGATCGTCACGCCGTCGCCGGTGGCTGGTTCGAAGCGTAGGATATCAatcgaggaggccgaccCAGGGGAGCAGGCTCGactggcgcgcgcgttgAGCGTCGCAGCTGGATGGCGCGAGAAGTATGCCCTCAAGGCGCCGTCGTTCACCACACCGGCACGCCGCCTCAGCGGCCGCCCATCCGTGCCCAGCATCCCGGTCACGGCAGCGTCCAAGGTTCTCAGTCCTCTTCCCGTCAACATTCAACACGAGCGCGACTGTGAAACGCCAAAACCCGCACGCCTACCCTTACCCGCCAAGCCGCAACATGTAGCAGCATGCCGCCAGCGAATGCCGAAACCTAGCCCTCAGCCGTTCGGCGTGTCTGGCTCGACACTCGAGCGCTTCCGTTACAAGAGACA GTCCCCCGCTCCCCGCTCCTTAGTCCTCCGCCTGCCGCCTGCCGCCTGCCGCTTCAGTACGTACAGTAGTAGCAAGGCGCTCAACACCAAGGCAGCTCTTCACACCACCCAAaccctctccaccaccatgCACGCCACACTCGTCCGCAACGCCCGCACCCCCCTCATCCAGTTCATCGGCAAGCGCGCATGGCCATCCA cgccgcaCAAGCCCGGACCGCACCCGTACGCGCCCAAGGAGATTGCCGACAACTTTGCCTCGTTTTCCGCAAAGTCGCAGGCTGCGCCCGCGTCGGCTGCGTCCGCGCACGCGAGCGCGTACGGCACAGGCTTCCTGCCGACCAGCAAGAAGCCTTATGACTTTGAGAACTTTTACGAGGCGCCCGCGTATTACTGGCAGCACAATGAGATgaccgagcgcgagattgaggcggtgatg AGCGGCGGTGCGACCGACATCCGCACGGGGCCGTAG
- the VPS68 gene encoding uncharacterized protein (Uncharacterised protein family (UPF0220)): protein MSIPRATYDPRRVFRFSLPKIDIGPKAREVGTYVSGALFTASFFLMIDAGTLSKYGKIPSEREVHIAFVDWIPAICSTLGFLVTSMLDKTHLRSAFSGDSWGTDGPAAYRARIVLFIGVALMAGGLAGSLTVLILKYIQANPDYVYFGIANVGMNAGVMLSAMILWVSQSGSDEYEYQLTV, encoded by the exons ATGTCCATCCCTCGG GCTACCTACGACCCCCGCCGCGTGTTCCGCTTCTCACTCCCCAAGATCGATATCGGGCCCAAGGCCCGCGAGGTGGGAACATACGTCTCGGGCGCTCTG TTCACCGCCTCGTTCTTCCTCATGATCGATGCGGGCACATTGTCCAAGTACGGCAAGATCCCCTCCGAACGTGAGGTGCACATTGCGTTTGTGGACTGGATCCCGGCGATCTGCTCGACGC TCGGATTCCTCGTCACGTCGATGTTAGACAAGACGCACCTCCGCAGCGCGTTTAGTGGCGACTCGTGGGGCACTGATGGGCCGGCCGCTTACCGCGCCCGCAtcgtcctcttcatcggcgtcgcgctcatgGCTGGTGGCCTTGCAGGCAGTCTAACCGTGCTCATCCTCAAATACATCCAGGCCAACCCGGACTATGTGTACTTCGGGATTGCCAACGTCGGGATGAACGCGGGCGTCATGCTATC TGCCATGATCCTCTGGGTGTCGCAGagcggcagcgacgagtacgagtaCCAGCTTACGGTCTAG
- the RSC9 gene encoding uncharacterized protein (complex subunit rsc9) — translation MATSTRPVTVHTVPHASQAAQRFNVYGATAHELRTSPRNPLFLMLRSGLDGEVDYALPRLILASFEYSDKFILDNYLDSVSALCEWPEQWLDQLEREDAYRELLGAGRGGDELARKALGAVPAFEANPVIEARATYSLQVLRNCSFVSQNARTIARTRFIHIVTRFFDLPAPFLLEVAARSPEAIQHLLLIIQQVTPFLYVGPPVYKLLSEVLPHLVIHTRDSTILQLIIPTLITVFQVPTFPPPPDAFIQHMLYLLTLNPPPPLLAMVLDLLAAVAPHAQYARTILSDPSISAHLRQLTILLEHQAKTHEMAFEITSKARGKTIYNPAAASHLSREAAMKRQRQREIDQPQMEVFGGPGVFREVGTVAPSLNPAIKKELFVLSEPKRSIAWMHETFVYSSQAQLLQVTFWHAYRDFFSNPATVEQLLSASEVIKNVQVAFPAAQAKLFTDENGERKFIISGLGFRQGSDGADRFVCMWRGCTSPSGPSNPGELLAHVQSVHLEPTPATCAWGSCKQAGVTVGHVLTHLPLLNPPNVPDSIAVDPRTPTGVLFSPVITDKLSSYLPASQPLRISARVTPHDQQRAPSGVAFLAALVIRGLARNLIAEVACARPGEVGLTDAQRKEKKRHLAEERFGLPIPDTVLREEEEEEDAARGGEESGTGMGLAEIERARCAFYAVNDRLLEVVSDNVTGLGSYITDAFVV, via the exons atggCAACGTCAACACGGCCCGTGACCGTGCACACCGTCCCGCACGCGTCGCAAGCCGCTCAGCGTTTCAACGTCTACGGTGCGACGGCGCATGAGCTTAGAACAAGTCCGCGCAaccccctcttcctcatgCTGCGCTCCGGCCTGGATGGTGAGGTCGACTACGCGCTCCCGCGCCTCATTCTGGCGTCTTTCGAGTATAGTGACAAGTTCATACTTGATAACTACCTCGACTCTGTGAGCGCGTTATGCGAGTGGCCCGAGCAGTggctcgaccagctcgaACGCGAGGACGCGTACCGCGAGCTTCTGGGTGccggacgcggcggcgacgagctcgcgcgcaaaGCGCTCGGTGCTGTACCCGCGTTCGAAGCCAACCCCGtcatcgaggcgcgcgcgacatACTCGCTCCAGGTGCTGCGGAATTGCAGCTTTGTGAGCCAGAACGCGCGCACCATCGCACGCACCCGGTTCATCCACATTGTCACGCGCTTCTTCGACCTGCCGGCCccgttcctcctcgaggtcgctgCGCGCTCACCAGAGGCTAtccagcacctcctccttaTCATCCAGCAAGTGACGCCCTTCTTATACGTCGGTCCTCCCGTCTATAAGCTCCTCTCCGAGGTCCTCCCGCACCTCGTGATACACACGCGCGACTCGACTATCCTCCAACTCATCATCCCCACCCTCATCACCGTTTTCCAGGTTCCCACGtttcccccacccccagACGCATTTATCCAGCATATGCTCTACCTCCTTACCCTTaaccctccaccaccactgCTTGCGATGGTGctcgatctcctcgcggccgtcgcACCGCATGCGCAGTATGCGCGCACCATCCTGTCAGACCCGTCTATTTCTGCCCACCTTCGGCAACTGACGATCCTGCTCGAACATCAGGCCAAGACGCATGAGATGGCGTTCGAAATCACGTCCAAGGCGCGCGGCAAGACGATCTACAACCCCGCGGCTGCTTCCCACCTCTCTCGCGAGGCCGCCATGAAGCGCCAGCGGCAACGTGAGATCGACCAGCCGCAGATGGAAGTGTTTGGCGGGCCAGGCGTCTtccgcgaggtcggcacTGTTGCGCCGTCACTAAACCCCGCGATCAAGAAGGAGCTCTTTGTCCTGTCTGAGCCAAAGCGCTCCATCGCTTG GATGCACGAGACGTTTGTGTACTCGTCTCAGGCGCAGCTGCTGCAGGTGACTTTCTGGCACGCATACCGCGACTTCTTCTCGAACCCCGCCACGGTCGAGCAGTTGTTGAGCGCGTCCGAGGTGATCAAGAACGTGCAGGTCGCGTTCCCTGCCGCGCAGGCAAAGTTATTCACAGACGAGaacggcgagcgcaagtTCATCATCTCGGGCCTGGGATTCAGGCAAGGCTCGGACGGCGCCGATCGGTTTGTCTGCATGTGGCGCGGCtgcacctcgccgtcaGGGCCGTCGAATCCCGGCGAACTGCTCGCGCACGTCCAGAGTGTGCATCTTGAGCCAACGCCAGCGACATGCGCCTGGGGCTCGTGCAAGCAAGCGGGTGTGACTGTTGGGCACGTCCTGACACACCTGCCGCTGCTCAACCCACCAAATGTGCCAGACTCCATCGCAGTTGACCCACGCACACCGACGGGCGTCCTCTTCTCACCTGTTATCACGGACAAGCTCTCCTCGTACCTACCGGCGTCCCAGCCGCTCCgcatctcggcgcgcgTAACACCGCACGACCAGCAACGCGCGCCCTCTGGTGTGGCATTCCTTGCTGCCCTTGTCATTCGCGGCCTTGCCCGCAACCtcatcgccgaggtcgcctGCGCGCGCCCCGGTGAGGTGGGATTAACAGATGCCcagcgcaaggagaagaagaggcaTCTCGCAGAGGAGCGGTTCGGCCTCCCTATCCCGGACACGGTACTgcgcgaagaagaagaggaagaggacgccgcgcgcggcggcgaagaGTCCGGCACGGGCATGGGGCttgccgagatcgagcgGGCACGATGCGCTTTCTATGCGGTCAACGACCggctgctcgaggtcgtAAGCGATAACGTGACTGGCTTGGGGTCGTACATTACCGACGCATTTGTGGTGTAG
- the utp7 gene encoding uncharacterized protein (BING4CT (NUC141) domain), translated as MDALIASAGPMRPPKRKRPTHGSKAQSAHKTVDRGPDKEAVDPSTASILTTTRTPSSFHSRNLATGKGAEPLRPDASISRIADKKLRAKVARQDVATKRAKAERADVDEWLNAPVSGGQGGIEVDEEAEERTWRVGQDEIVAAVGVASAKKRFDLKLENMGPYKVDYTRNGRYLAIASAKGHVATFDWQAGRLLSETQLREAVRDVKFLQNEGFFAVAQKKYVYVYDGNGVELHKLKQHIDPTHMEYLPYHYLLSTVGNAGHLKYHDVSTGQMVTQLATRLGSPSTMAQNPHSAIIHLGHASGTMTLWSPNMTTPHVKLLAHRGPLAGIAIDPSADSAGRYCATAGMDGTVKIWDGRMWGKEVRSWTVRNNPATLSYSGRGILAVGGRTGVTTYRDPHKNVDKPAPNVYLTLPTPGLSAHSTKFCPFDDVLAVGHGRGISSLLVPGSGEANFDSNEADVFESHTRRREGEVRSVLDKIPSSLITLETDFLGHIVPDKGGETHAEREARSFRQLSRLERLKATGKADADEGQLGGLSGSEDEEGPQKEERQKKKMRGKGKAMKRFLSKKKKNIVDPTLIAVREKVEAQERADEKERKIARGEVVKETGALARFG; from the exons ATGGACGCACTCATCGCATCCGCAGGCCCGATGCGGCCACCAAAACGCAAGCGCCCAACTCATGGGAGCAAAGCGCAATCAGCGCACAAGACGGTCGACCGCGGGCCAGACAAGGAGGCCGTCGACCCCTCTACGGCCTCGATCCTGACCACTACCCGGACCCCGAGCAGCTTCCACTCGCGCAACCTCGCGACGGGGAAGGGCGCTGAGCCGCTGCGCCCAGATGCCAGTATTTCGAGGATAGCGGACAAGAAATTGCGCGCCAAGGTTGCGCGGCAGGATGTGGCGACCAAGCGTGCCAAAGcggagcgcgccgacgtcgacgagtggCTCAACGCGCCAGTATCGGGCGGACAGGGCGGGAtcgaggtggacgaggaagcTGAGGAACGTACGTGGCGCGTGGGCCAGGACGAGATTGTAGcagccgtcggcgtcgccagcgccaaAAAGCGCTtcgacctcaagctcgagaacATGGGACCTTACAAGGTCGACTACACTCGCAATGGGCGGTACCTCGCCATCGCATCGGCAAAAGGCCACGTTGCAACGTTTGACTGGCAGGCTGGGCGGTTGCTGAGCGAGACGCAACTGCGCGAGGCAGTGCGCGACGTCAAGTTTCTGCAGAACGAGGGTTTCTTCGCCGTCGCACAGAAGAAGTACGTCTATGTGTACGACGGCAACGGCGTAGAGCTCCACAAGCTCAAACAGCACATCGACCCCACGCACATGGAGTATCTCCCTTACCACTACCTGCTATCTACTGTCGGTAACGCCGGTCACCTCAAGTACCACGACGTGTCGACGGGTCAGATGGTGACTCAGCTCGCGACGCGGCTCGGTTCCCCGTCGACTATGGCCCAGAACCCACACTCGGCCATCATCCACCTCGGTCATGCAAGCGGGACGATGACGCTGTGGTCGCCCAACATGACGACGCCGCACGTCAAGCTGCTCGCGCACCGCGGCCCGCTCGCCGGTATCGCGATTGACCCAAGCGCCGACAGCGCTGGACGTTActgcgcgacggcggggaTGGATGGCACGGTCAAGATCTGGGACGGGCGCATGTGGGGCAAGGAGGTGCGCTCGTGGACCGTTCGCAACAACCCCGCGACGCTCTCGTACTCTGGCCGCGGCAtccttgccgtcggcgGACGCACGGGCGTGACGACCTACCGCGACCCGCACAAGAATGTCGACAAGCCGGCACCCAACGTGTACCTGACTCTTCCTACGCCCGGCTTGAGTGCGCACAGCACAAAGTTCTGTCCGTtcgacgacgtgctcgccgtcggGCACGGACGCGgcatctcctccctcctgGTCCCTGGTTCCGGAGAGGCCAACTTTGACTCTAACGAGGCGGACGTGTTCGAGAGCCACACGCGCCGgcgggagggcgaggttCGCTCGGTGCTGGACAAGATTCCGTCCAGCCTCATTACGCTCGAGACCGACTTCCTGGGCCACATTGTGCCAGACAAGGGCGGGGAGACGCAtgcggagcgcgaggcacGCAGTTTCCGCCAGCTCAGCCGTCTCGAACGCCTCAAGGCTACTGGCaaggcggacgcggacgagggCCAACTTGGCGGCCTCAGcgggagcgaggacgaggagggtccgcagaaggaggagcggcagaagaagaagatgcgcggcaagggcaaggccaTGAAGCGCTTCCTGtccaagaagaagaagaatATTGTCGACCCTACTTTG atcGCTGTGCGCGAaaaggtcgaggcgcaggagcgggccgacgagaaggagcgcaagattgcgcgcggcgaggtggtCAAGGAGACTGGGGCACTGGCGCGGTTCGGATAG
- the HHT1 gene encoding uncharacterized protein (Histone H3), with translation MARTKQTARKSTGGKAPRKQLATKAARKSAPSTGGVKKPHRYRPGTVALREIRRYQKSTELLIRKLPFQRLVREIAQDFKTDLRFQSSAVLALQEASEAYLVSLFEDTNLAAIHAKRVTIQPKDLQLARRLRGERS, from the exons ATGGCCCGTACCAAGCAGACTGCCCGCAAGTCGACCGGTGGCAAGGCACCTCGCAAGCAGC TCGCCACCAAGGCTGCCCGCAAGTCGGCCCCCTCCACTGGCGGCGTCAAGAAGCCCCACCGTTACCGTCCCGGTACCGTCGCGCTCCGTGAGATTCGTCGCTACCAGAAGTCGAccgagctcctcatccgcaAGCTTCCCTTCCAGCGCCTTGTCCGTGAGATCGCCCAGGACTTCAAGACCGACCTCCGCTTCCAGAGCTCGGcagtcctcgccctccagGAGGCGTCTGAGGCTTACCTCGTCTCGCTGTTTGAGGACACCAACCTTGCCGCCATTCACGCCAAGCGTGTCACCATTCAGCCCAAGGACCTGCagctcgcccgccgcctccgtgGCGAGCGCTCGTAA
- a CDS encoding uncharacterized protein (Histone 2A): MSSGGKSGGKSGGETKSSTRSAKAGLQFPVGRIHRLLKRGNYAQRIGSGAPVYLAAVLEYLAAEILELAGNAARDNKKSRIVPRHLQLAVRNDEELNKLLGSVVISQGGVLPNILTELLPQKTGKGKKAGNASQDV; the protein is encoded by the exons ATGTCGTCCGGTGGCAAGTCTGGTGGAAAGTCTGGCGGCGAGACCAAGTCGTCGACACGTTcggccaaggccggccTTCAGT TCCCTGTTGGTCGTATCCACCGTCTCCTCAAGCGCGGCAACTACGCCCAGCGTATCGGTTCCGGCGCCCCAGTGTACCTCGCTGCCGTTCTTGAGTACCTCGCTGCCGagatcctcgagctcgccggtAACGCCGCCCGTGACAACAAGAAGTCTCGTATCGTCCCCCGTCACCTGCAGCTCGCGGTCcgcaacgacgaggagctcaacaAGCTCCTCGGCTCGGTCGTCATCTCGCAGGGTGGTGTCCTCCCCAACATCCTTACCGAGCTCCTTCCCCAGAAGacgggcaagggcaagaaggctgGCAACGCCTCGCAGGACGTCTAA
- a CDS encoding uncharacterized protein (Histone h2b) — protein MPPKSTVASKAPASQASKAPAAASKAPAKAAKTSSTAKEGGKKRTKKRVESYSSYIYRVLKQVHPDTGISNKAMAILNSFVADIFERIATEASKLASYNHRSTISSREIQTAVRLILPGELSKHAISEGTKAVTKFSSSK, from the exons ATG CCTCCCAAGTCTACCGTCGCGTCCAAGGCTCCCGCTTCGCAGGCCTCCAAGGCCCCAGCTGCCGCGTCCAAGGCGCCCGCCAAGGCCGCAaagacgtcgtcgaccgccaaggagggcggcaagaagcgcaCCAAGAAGCGTGTCGagtcgtactcgtcgtACATCTACCGCGTCCTCAAGCAGGTCCACCCCGACACCGGTATCTCCAACAAGGCCATGGCCATTCTCAACTCGTTCGTCGCCGACATCTTTGAGCGCATTGCCACCGAGGCGTCCAAGCTCGCATCGTACAACCACCGCTCGACCATTTCGTCGCGTGAGATTCAGACGGCCGTCCGCCTCATCCTTCCCGGAGAGCTCTCGAAGCACGCTATCTCGGAAGGCACCAAGGCCGTCACCAagttctcgtcgtccaagTAA